The Spirochaetae bacterium HGW-Spirochaetae-1 genome has a segment encoding these proteins:
- the raiA gene encoding ribosomal subunit interface protein, whose amino-acid sequence MNITITGRHLTVTETLQEYAERKIEKLEQYFQQLIDAHVILYLEKLDRGAEVVINGDGIQFHGREKAETFFSAIDLLVDKMEKQIVKYKEKHQMHKGIRSGEAAGMVMGYEEATGKAVRLNQVSNKPIDRIEAYFQMKNNATDFFLFKRGVSVIDSDEDYSNKSYAALYRDKDKIKMVEIPFEDIKEHRFEHDTFTEYELEVLDDSLVKPKIKFRKVESSQVKKMTLDEAIKEIEKNGAVYMPFFNVESQYFNVIYKNGKDCEVMVPAF is encoded by the coding sequence ATGAACATCACAATAACCGGCAGACATCTTACTGTTACTGAGACTTTGCAGGAATACGCGGAAAGAAAAATTGAAAAGCTAGAGCAGTATTTCCAGCAACTCATCGATGCTCATGTCATTCTGTACCTGGAAAAACTGGACCGGGGTGCGGAAGTGGTAATTAACGGTGATGGTATACAGTTCCATGGAAGGGAAAAAGCCGAGACGTTTTTCTCGGCAATCGACCTTCTCGTCGATAAGATGGAAAAGCAGATAGTAAAATATAAAGAAAAACACCAGATGCATAAAGGCATCCGCAGTGGTGAAGCAGCCGGCATGGTCATGGGCTACGAAGAGGCCACCGGGAAGGCGGTCCGCCTCAACCAGGTGAGCAATAAACCAATTGACCGTATCGAGGCGTATTTCCAGATGAAGAATAACGCCACGGATTTTTTCCTTTTTAAAAGAGGAGTGAGTGTTATCGACAGCGACGAGGATTACTCCAATAAATCCTATGCCGCACTGTACCGCGACAAGGACAAGATTAAAATGGTGGAAATTCCTTTCGAGGATATTAAAGAACATCGTTTCGAGCATGATACCTTCACGGAGTATGAACTGGAGGTACTCGATGATTCCCTGGTTAAACCGAAAATTAAGTTCAGGAAGGTAGAGTCATCCCAGGTTAAGAAAATGACGCTGGACGAGGCAATAAAGGAAATTGAAAAGAATGGCGCGGTGTACATGCCGTTTTTCAATGTGGAGTCACAGTATTTCAACGTGATATATAAAAACGGCAAGGACTGCGAAGTTATGGTGCCCGCCTTCTGA
- a CDS encoding HPr kinase/phosphorylase, producing MDKKLRVKNFLDNTPRIDLQIRLIAGEGGLNREIRVGDINRPGLTLAGFYDFFAYDRIQIFGLGETAYMRQLPPGDKQKAYEKFFSYEVLCCVFTHDEQPDEDFCRYADKNNVPVMVTTRDTTRFISLLIHFLDEIFAPSVTMHATLVDVFGVGVLILGQSGVGKSECALELIERGHRLVADDMVEIIKVDESLLMGSGTPLLRHHMEIRGLGIINVREIFGIRSVRNRKRIEMVAMLEEWDSNVEYDRLGLDDKKYTILDIDIPYITIPVRPGRNIPIILETAALNQRLKKLGVHSAQELDRRIQEWIKTENHNK from the coding sequence ATGGACAAGAAACTACGAGTTAAAAATTTTCTCGATAACACGCCGCGCATCGATCTTCAGATCAGGCTTATCGCCGGTGAGGGCGGGCTGAACAGGGAAATCCGGGTTGGTGATATCAACCGGCCCGGCCTCACCCTGGCCGGGTTTTATGACTTTTTTGCCTATGACCGCATACAGATTTTCGGTCTCGGCGAGACGGCCTATATGCGGCAGCTTCCACCCGGGGACAAGCAAAAGGCCTATGAAAAGTTTTTTTCATACGAAGTTCTATGCTGTGTTTTTACCCACGATGAGCAGCCCGATGAAGATTTCTGCCGTTACGCCGACAAAAACAATGTGCCGGTCATGGTTACGACCCGTGATACAACGCGGTTTATCAGCCTGCTCATTCATTTTCTCGATGAAATTTTCGCCCCGTCCGTGACCATGCATGCCACCCTGGTGGATGTCTTCGGCGTGGGTGTTCTTATTCTCGGCCAGAGCGGCGTGGGGAAGAGCGAATGCGCCCTGGAGCTTATAGAACGCGGCCACCGCCTCGTGGCCGATGACATGGTTGAGATCATAAAGGTCGATGAGTCCCTTCTCATGGGGAGCGGCACGCCTCTGCTCCGGCATCATATGGAGATCCGTGGTCTCGGTATCATCAACGTGCGGGAGATATTCGGCATCAGGTCCGTGAGGAACAGGAAACGGATAGAAATGGTGGCCATGCTGGAGGAGTGGGACAGCAACGTGGAATATGACAGGCTGGGTCTCGATGATAAAAAATACACCATACTGGATATCGACATACCCTATATCACGATCCCGGTTCGTCCGGGTCGGAATATCCCCATCATCCTTGAAACCGCCGCGCTGAACCAGAGGTTGAAAAAACTGGGTGTACATTCGGCCCAGGAGCTGGATCGAAGGATACAGGAATGGATTAAGACGGAGAACCATAACAAATGA
- a CDS encoding phosphocarrier protein HPr — protein MIEKEVVVKSDAGVHARPAMMLVREAMKFPCQVALVKDGVEADCKSIMSVLGLAIVSGTRLKVRADGDREEEIVDIIVSMIENGFNLN, from the coding sequence ATGATTGAAAAAGAGGTTGTCGTGAAGAGTGATGCCGGTGTACATGCGCGTCCCGCCATGATGCTGGTGAGGGAAGCGATGAAATTTCCCTGCCAGGTGGCTCTTGTGAAGGACGGTGTCGAGGCCGATTGTAAATCAATTATGTCCGTACTGGGGCTTGCCATCGTTTCCGGGACCCGGCTTAAGGTTCGGGCCGACGGGGACAGGGAGGAAGAAATCGTTGATATTATTGTCTCGATGATTGAAAATGGATTCAATTTAAACTAG